A single window of Syntrophus aciditrophicus SB DNA harbors:
- a CDS encoding M48 family metallopeptidase: protein MERKYRISGLSSAFGEKRMNLDYTLLRSRKRKKTICLQLRNDGRIIIRAPFFTPEREIDDFFRSREEWLKQRIREKECRTDRKSTSKTFQNGELFLFLGTRYPLRITALETHPRGRPLFDDRHIILQRDDADQGREILTAWYMEQAETHFGQRLDFFSRQLNLVPTGFRITGARSFWGSCSASDRLAFNWRLIMAPRPVIDYVIVHELQHIVEKNHSVEFWKRVAAVIPDHRERRGWLRKNGSRLNL from the coding sequence ATGGAAAGAAAGTACCGGATTTCAGGGTTGTCGAGCGCTTTCGGAGAGAAAAGAATGAACCTGGATTATACGCTTTTAAGGAGCAGGAAAAGAAAAAAAACAATCTGCCTTCAGTTGAGGAATGACGGCCGGATCATCATCCGGGCTCCTTTTTTTACCCCTGAAAGGGAAATCGACGATTTCTTCCGGTCCCGGGAGGAATGGCTGAAGCAGCGCATCCGGGAAAAGGAGTGTCGCACTGACAGAAAAAGCACCTCCAAAACTTTTCAGAATGGGGAACTTTTTCTTTTTTTGGGAACCCGCTATCCTCTCCGCATCACAGCCCTGGAAACTCATCCCCGGGGAAGGCCGCTCTTTGACGATCGGCACATTATCCTGCAACGGGATGACGCGGATCAAGGACGGGAGATCCTGACAGCCTGGTACATGGAACAGGCGGAAACGCATTTTGGGCAGAGACTCGACTTCTTCAGCCGGCAACTGAATCTTGTACCGACAGGGTTCAGAATCACCGGGGCGAGAAGTTTCTGGGGCTCCTGTTCGGCGTCAGACAGGCTGGCTTTCAACTGGCGGCTGATCATGGCGCCCCGGCCGGTCATCGATTATGTAATCGTTCATGAACTTCAGCATATCGTCGAAAAGAACCACTCCGTGGAATTCTGGAAACGCGTCGCCGCTGTGATTCCCGATCACCGGGAGCGGAGAGGCTGGCTGCGCAAAAACGGTTCGCGCTTGAATCTGTGA